One Desulfovibrio fairfieldensis genomic window carries:
- a CDS encoding glycosyltransferase — translation MRILFLHGSFPGPFRLLAHSFGAGQENTVLFLSETGQKGGLPGVRRLRLAPPLSHASDDPAEREAVLRFRRGARAGNAMLGLRKDGFAPDLVCASSSAGGSLYVRDIFPEAFYLVQADWFYNQGESHCFFNRGRPRPPADFAPARVRNLWEYNALGDADLAVISSEWQRGQYPEFLAQRLRVLHSGVDTAFFSPAPVAGFAGGGLDLADADELISFSGPLHDTARGFAQFVRCLPRLLELRPACHVLVAWPAPESHGGRSGEEARRREAEALCRCREDLPLPPEARARVHLLGPCPLNEYRRMLRASTVHVYLTAPYALSTGILEAMACGGLVVGSDTAPVREVLRHGVNGFLCDFWDARAMAETVAGVAARAPRLAFIGQEARSAVRRDYDAAAQVERLRSVVLESMAARNGTA, via the coding sequence ATGCGTATTCTATTTTTACACGGCTCCTTTCCCGGCCCGTTCCGGCTGCTGGCCCACAGCTTCGGCGCCGGGCAGGAAAACACGGTGCTCTTTCTGTCCGAAACCGGCCAGAAGGGGGGGCTGCCAGGCGTGCGCCGTTTGCGCCTGGCCCCGCCGCTCAGCCACGCCAGCGACGATCCAGCCGAGCGCGAGGCCGTGCTCCGTTTCCGGCGCGGGGCCAGGGCGGGCAATGCCATGCTGGGTCTGCGCAAAGACGGCTTTGCGCCCGATCTGGTCTGCGCTTCCTCTTCCGCGGGCGGCAGCCTTTACGTGCGGGATATTTTCCCCGAGGCCTTCTATCTGGTGCAGGCGGACTGGTTTTACAACCAGGGGGAGAGCCATTGCTTCTTCAACCGGGGACGGCCCCGCCCCCCGGCGGATTTCGCCCCGGCCAGGGTGCGCAACCTCTGGGAATACAATGCCCTGGGCGACGCGGATCTGGCGGTGATCTCCTCGGAATGGCAACGTGGCCAGTATCCCGAGTTTCTGGCGCAACGCCTCCGGGTACTGCACAGCGGCGTGGACACGGCCTTTTTTTCGCCCGCGCCCGTGGCGGGCTTTGCGGGCGGCGGCCTTGACCTTGCCGACGCGGACGAACTGATAAGTTTTTCCGGCCCGCTGCACGACACGGCACGTGGTTTCGCGCAGTTTGTGCGTTGTCTGCCGCGCCTGCTGGAATTGCGTCCCGCCTGCCATGTGCTGGTGGCCTGGCCCGCGCCGGAGAGCCACGGCGGCCGTTCCGGCGAGGAAGCCCGGCGGCGCGAGGCGGAAGCCCTGTGCCGGTGCCGCGAGGATCTGCCGCTTCCGCCCGAGGCCCGCGCCCGTGTGCATCTGCTGGGGCCGTGCCCGCTGAATGAGTACCGCCGGATGTTGCGGGCCTCCACGGTGCATGTCTATCTGACGGCCCCGTATGCGCTGTCCACCGGCATTCTGGAGGCCATGGCCTGCGGCGGCCTGGTGGTGGGATCGGACACCGCGCCCGTGCGCGAAGTGCTTCGCCACGGGGTCAACGGTTTTCTCTGCGATTTCTGGGATGCGCGGGCCATGGCCGAAACCGTGGCCGGAGTGGCGGCTCGCGCCCCCCGGTTGGCCTTTATCGGACAGGAGGCGCGCAGCGCCGTACGGCGGGACTATGATGCCGCCGCCCAGGTGGAACGTCTGAGAAGCGTGGTTCTGGAAAGCATGGCCGCGCGGAACGGAACCGCCTGA
- a CDS encoding HD domain-containing phosphohydrolase: protein MAQDSSTQSSRRKRRTALIMLALLALVAVAAAVASHWILQTSQKRLLRDMEQDMSTQAGNKVALLTVWSGTLKGQVEAFAGLDLLRLFAAEADASKIPAEKLLELAQRPEHDVPPPPEILPETPSDISVDQAEAGGYAGDPDPLDSLAPRLPMMLRQLKEFIEKNSLWGAYLLNANLEAYLAPSDAPRFSEDQRSFLATVLQTRRPVMLPVRRQEGELVMDMAFPVFAPLYVDASGERVVSILVATYNVLPVARAITRTGDDGIFSSGILQTHRQDVQLINPAARSGTLNLPGWRLDGGRLPLSLRDAPTARGGEVRAYTLALPVPGMPWLVMQGVDAAQAEAQYAAFRKNVLIAAGLVTALAGIVLVALWWWLVGRQERAVADQMRRLYLVVNQQKQIMDGVNSALSAGIVLNDLSGVIYYVNQSYARMTGLSVEQLRGLPHSRLPSDLARSLVTHTLAVNQTEGMASFTEALPVEGRTRHFLTACSPFRDDKGRMSGVVSVYSDITELVLAQQRAQHMITQTVAVFVRAIEAVDPYLCGQSTFTAQLSVTLAYCLGLNDAETLATLRTAASLSQIGMIQLPRELLTKTGALSAEERARLQRHVEYARRALTGIDFGLPVLEAISQMYERLDGSGYPEGLKGDQICLNARILAVANTFCALVRPRSYRMAHGMERAMAILNETPRKYDPQVVRALQGFLQTGQGREFFQKLRDEKGGEEDEARSSGREESAQHGAGGIPT from the coding sequence ATGGCACAGGATTCCTCAACTCAAAGCTCGCGCCGCAAACGGCGCACCGCGCTGATCATGCTGGCGCTGCTGGCGCTGGTAGCGGTTGCCGCGGCCGTGGCCTCGCACTGGATTCTGCAGACTTCCCAAAAACGGCTGCTGCGGGACATGGAACAGGACATGAGCACCCAGGCGGGCAACAAGGTGGCTTTGCTCACGGTCTGGTCCGGCACGCTCAAGGGCCAGGTGGAAGCCTTTGCCGGCCTGGACCTGTTGCGCCTGTTCGCGGCCGAGGCGGACGCCTCCAAGATCCCGGCGGAAAAACTGCTGGAACTGGCCCAGCGGCCGGAGCATGACGTGCCCCCGCCGCCGGAAATTCTGCCTGAAACGCCCTCGGATATTTCTGTGGACCAGGCAGAAGCGGGCGGCTACGCGGGCGATCCCGATCCCCTGGACAGCCTGGCCCCGCGTCTGCCCATGATGCTCAGGCAGTTAAAGGAATTTATCGAGAAGAACAGCCTTTGGGGCGCGTATCTGCTGAACGCGAATCTTGAAGCATATCTGGCTCCATCCGATGCGCCGCGGTTCAGCGAGGACCAGCGCTCCTTTCTGGCAACCGTGCTGCAGACCCGGCGACCCGTCATGCTGCCCGTGCGCCGCCAGGAGGGCGAGCTGGTCATGGACATGGCCTTTCCGGTCTTCGCGCCCCTCTATGTGGACGCCTCCGGGGAACGGGTGGTTTCCATCCTGGTGGCCACCTACAATGTGCTGCCCGTGGCCAGGGCCATTACCCGCACCGGCGACGACGGCATATTCAGCTCCGGCATCCTTCAGACCCACCGGCAGGACGTGCAGCTCATCAATCCCGCCGCGCGCTCCGGCACGCTGAATCTGCCCGGCTGGCGGCTGGACGGCGGCCGCCTGCCGCTGAGCCTGCGTGACGCGCCCACGGCCAGGGGCGGGGAAGTGCGGGCTTACACCCTGGCGCTGCCCGTGCCGGGCATGCCCTGGCTGGTCATGCAGGGCGTGGACGCGGCTCAGGCCGAGGCCCAGTACGCTGCCTTCCGCAAAAACGTGCTGATCGCCGCCGGACTGGTGACGGCCCTGGCCGGAATCGTCCTGGTGGCCCTGTGGTGGTGGCTGGTAGGCCGCCAGGAACGCGCCGTGGCGGACCAGATGCGCCGCCTCTATCTGGTGGTCAACCAGCAGAAACAGATCATGGACGGGGTGAATTCCGCGCTGTCGGCGGGCATTGTGCTCAACGACCTGAGCGGCGTGATCTACTATGTCAACCAGAGTTACGCCCGGATGACGGGCTTGAGCGTGGAGCAACTGCGCGGCCTGCCTCACAGCCGGTTGCCGTCGGATCTGGCCCGCAGCCTGGTGACGCATACCCTGGCCGTGAACCAGACGGAAGGCATGGCCAGCTTCACAGAAGCTCTGCCCGTGGAAGGGCGGACGCGCCACTTCCTGACGGCCTGCTCTCCCTTCCGGGACGACAAGGGCCGGATGTCGGGCGTGGTTTCGGTGTACAGCGACATCACCGAACTGGTGCTGGCCCAGCAACGCGCCCAGCATATGATCACCCAGACCGTGGCGGTCTTTGTGCGGGCTATCGAAGCCGTGGACCCCTATCTCTGCGGCCAGTCAACCTTCACGGCCCAGCTTTCCGTGACCCTGGCCTACTGCCTGGGCCTCAACGACGCCGAAACCCTGGCGACCCTGCGCACGGCGGCCAGCTTGTCCCAGATCGGCATGATCCAGCTGCCCAGGGAACTGCTGACCAAGACCGGCGCGCTTTCCGCCGAGGAACGGGCCCGGTTGCAGCGGCATGTGGAATACGCCCGGCGCGCCCTTACCGGCATTGATTTCGGCCTGCCCGTGCTGGAGGCCATCAGCCAGATGTATGAACGCCTGGACGGCTCGGGCTATCCGGAGGGGCTCAAGGGCGACCAGATCTGCCTCAACGCCCGCATCCTGGCCGTGGCCAATACCTTCTGCGCCCTCGTGCGGCCGCGTTCTTACCGCATGGCCCACGGCATGGAGCGGGCCATGGCGATTCTCAACGAGACGCCCCGCAAATATGATCCGCAGGTGGTGCGTGCCCTGCAGGGCTTTTTGCAGACCGGCCAGGGCCGGGAATTTTTTCAGAAGCTGCGCGATGAAAAGGGCGGCGAAGAGGACGAGGCCCGGAGCAGCGGGAGAGAAGAGAGCGCTCAGCATGGGGCGGGCGGCATTCCGACATAA
- a CDS encoding HlyD family type I secretion periplasmic adaptor subunit has product MQLSSGKKNAPAAVEEERRPRAEAGSGGEMPAMPGAAHAADAATPFAAMLDERAARATDLAAWKGEKSPAAEPAPTAWAPQPGGSVPEPPLEVPEGGIPQKLTDVMPLMPGAAEKSASSPPAPQGPEAGTGLPLMPEPMLPPEDELAALALAGAKDTTAKGGGALSFLRALFVGNEHEQRPDHSLIQSIREAMLHKGKNGETGGEGGTDAPAGPGTPGAGSGPNADPNAGLFAAMDAPLHGLTPDDIQFAGEVDAALARRPRFGVRALSVTVAVMFACLLVWAAFAKIDEVTHAEGQVVGSQRTQTIQNLEGGILRAVLVREGQIVDKGDVLAQLDNELAESSYRDAVNKAMENSLAIARLEAELKNQRPAFPENLQDWAAKLIGHKVDENTLARARQIIRDQENAWQSRQNQLNAEIEVLKSQYEQRQHDVEEQIARKTQLDRSLALSIEQRDTAYALVQRNNFSRMEYLGLQQKVVELQGQIDMLAASIPKAQAAAEESKQRIASRRAEQNAAITEEINKRRLELNSLRETLAAGSDRVTRTELRTPVRGTVKQIYINTVGGVVKPGEPIMDIVPLDDTLLVEAKVSPKDVAFLRPGQEVMVKVSAYDFSIYGGLEGKLESISADTIEDKKGNYHYLVKVRTQKTAITYHNEVLPIIPGMIVTADILIGKKTVLDYLLKPILKAKQNALRER; this is encoded by the coding sequence ATGCAGCTGAGTTCCGGTAAAAAGAATGCTCCGGCGGCCGTGGAGGAAGAACGCCGTCCTCGGGCGGAAGCGGGCTCCGGCGGGGAAATGCCCGCCATGCCCGGCGCGGCCCACGCGGCTGACGCCGCTACGCCCTTTGCCGCCATGCTGGACGAACGCGCCGCGCGCGCCACGGATCTTGCCGCCTGGAAAGGGGAAAAATCCCCGGCTGCGGAGCCCGCCCCGACGGCATGGGCTCCGCAGCCGGGCGGTTCCGTGCCGGAACCACCGCTGGAAGTTCCTGAAGGCGGAATTCCGCAAAAATTGACGGATGTTATGCCGCTGATGCCCGGCGCGGCGGAGAAGAGTGCTTCATCCCCCCCGGCCCCGCAGGGCCCTGAGGCCGGAACCGGCCTTCCGCTCATGCCTGAACCCATGCTGCCGCCCGAGGATGAGCTTGCGGCCCTGGCTCTGGCCGGGGCCAAGGATACAACGGCAAAGGGCGGCGGCGCGCTGTCCTTTCTGCGCGCCCTGTTTGTGGGTAACGAGCATGAGCAAAGGCCGGACCATAGTCTGATCCAGTCCATCCGCGAGGCCATGCTTCACAAGGGCAAAAACGGCGAGACCGGCGGGGAGGGCGGAACTGATGCGCCCGCCGGGCCCGGAACGCCCGGGGCCGGTTCCGGTCCGAATGCGGACCCCAATGCCGGTTTGTTCGCGGCCATGGACGCGCCCCTGCACGGGCTTACCCCCGACGACATCCAGTTTGCCGGCGAAGTGGACGCCGCTCTGGCCCGGCGGCCGCGTTTCGGCGTGCGTGCCCTTTCGGTCACCGTGGCCGTGATGTTCGCCTGCCTGCTGGTCTGGGCGGCCTTTGCCAAGATCGACGAGGTGACCCATGCCGAGGGCCAGGTGGTGGGCTCGCAACGCACCCAGACCATCCAGAACCTGGAAGGCGGCATTCTGCGCGCCGTGCTGGTGCGCGAAGGGCAGATCGTGGACAAGGGCGACGTGCTGGCCCAGCTGGACAACGAACTGGCCGAATCCTCCTACCGCGACGCCGTGAACAAGGCCATGGAAAACAGCCTGGCTATTGCCCGCCTGGAAGCGGAACTCAAGAATCAGCGACCCGCCTTTCCCGAAAATCTTCAGGACTGGGCCGCCAAACTCATCGGCCACAAGGTGGACGAGAACACGTTGGCCCGCGCCCGGCAGATCATCCGCGACCAGGAAAACGCCTGGCAGTCGCGCCAGAACCAGCTCAATGCCGAAATCGAGGTGCTCAAGTCCCAGTATGAGCAGCGGCAGCACGATGTGGAAGAGCAAATCGCCCGCAAGACCCAGCTGGACCGCAGTCTGGCCCTGTCCATCGAGCAGCGCGACACGGCCTATGCCCTGGTGCAGCGCAACAACTTTTCGCGCATGGAATATCTGGGCCTGCAACAGAAAGTCGTGGAACTCCAGGGGCAGATCGACATGCTGGCGGCCAGCATTCCCAAGGCCCAGGCCGCTGCCGAGGAATCGAAGCAGCGCATCGCCTCGCGCAGGGCGGAGCAGAACGCGGCCATCACCGAGGAAATCAACAAGCGCCGCCTGGAGCTGAACTCCCTGCGCGAAACGCTGGCCGCGGGCAGCGACCGCGTGACCCGCACGGAACTGCGTACCCCGGTGCGCGGCACGGTGAAGCAGATTTACATCAATACCGTGGGCGGCGTGGTCAAGCCCGGCGAACCCATCATGGACATTGTGCCTCTGGACGACACCCTGCTGGTGGAAGCCAAGGTCAGTCCCAAGGACGTGGCCTTTCTGCGGCCCGGCCAGGAGGTGATGGTCAAGGTTTCGGCCTATGATTTTTCCATTTACGGCGGCCTGGAGGGCAAGCTGGAGTCTATCAGCGCCGACACCATCGAGGACAAGAAGGGCAACTATCATTACCTGGTCAAGGTGCGCACGCAAAAGACGGCCATCACCTACCACAATGAAGTGCTGCCCATTATTCCCGGCATGATCGTGACCGCGGACATTCTGATCGGAAAGAAGACGGTGCTCGACTATTTGCTCAAGCCCATTCTGAAAGCCAAGCAGAACGCCCTGCGAGAGCGTTGA
- a CDS encoding type I secretion system permease/ATPase, with amino-acid sequence MDKPSTTHIGRISSAVPGNLEEQAPSGATRSDPAARSVSGQAASPDTHDAHGAPREDGQPAAPHAATLTGSVASALRARSAVAGMAAPASGEEAKVPPAASDKAAASHSGETGAPSAPDAAAPDAPDARDAAQAPAKGKAMGPLRPSDVDFMPGLLRSLSVLLRLRGKAVSPQFLMAGLTGSRVTPQACLRAARKAGLSGRIAFRPVLEDIPTLVLPCILLLTKDRSCVLTALRGDTAEVIFPEISDSAQSVPLAALKEEYSGYALFAAVQAAPDERAEKLTLSKGKRWFWDVLRYYAPIYRHVALASVVINLIAVASPLFVMNVYDRVVPNNATETLWVLAVGILIIYLFNFLLSSLRTHFVDVAGRNADIVLSSSLVDKVLSMRLDAKPESTGAMVNNLREFEQLREFFSSSSLLACIDLPFLVIFLLLIGFIGGPLVFLPIAAIPILIGVGLLLQHRSRRCAEASYKQNMQKNALLVEIVGGLETLKSCMAESRMQRLWESVVGLSAKSTSEARKYNNLAITASMLITQIVTVAMIVWGVYRITDGLMTMGALIGCNILVGRTMAPLLQMASLLTRMQNSHVTLKALDMLMELPSENQAERTCMDFGMLRPSFTMENVSFAYPRSERLALDRVSLHIEPGERVGIIGPMGSGKSTLSKLLIGLYQPKEGAVKFGDVDIRQIPSSDLRGRVGVLPQDVVLFYGSVRDNIALGDPSINDHLILRAAALAGVTDFLRNNPAGFAAQVGEQGKALSGGQRQSVALARALVRDPEVLILDEPTSNMDTDSELMLQKRLQTVMDGRTVVLVTHRLSMLRIVERLIVMENGQIKMDGPRDMVLQRLRERSRQSMNAAGNGERPARTRPVEN; translated from the coding sequence ATGGATAAGCCCAGTACGACACACATCGGGCGGATATCTTCCGCCGTTCCCGGCAATCTTGAAGAACAGGCCCCCTCTGGAGCGACCCGATCCGATCCGGCGGCGCGGTCCGTCTCCGGTCAGGCCGCTTCTCCCGATACGCATGATGCGCATGGCGCGCCGCGTGAGGACGGGCAGCCCGCCGCGCCGCATGCCGCCACGCTCACGGGGTCCGTCGCCTCAGCCCTGAGGGCGCGTTCCGCCGTGGCGGGCATGGCCGCCCCAGCTTCCGGGGAGGAAGCCAAAGTCCCTCCGGCCGCAAGCGACAAGGCTGCCGCTTCCCACTCCGGCGAGACCGGCGCGCCGTCCGCCCCTGATGCCGCTGCCCCTGATGCTCCCGACGCCCGCGACGCGGCGCAGGCCCCGGCCAAGGGCAAGGCCATGGGGCCGTTGCGCCCCTCGGATGTGGATTTCATGCCCGGCCTGCTGCGCAGCCTGTCCGTGCTTTTGCGCCTGCGGGGCAAGGCGGTTTCGCCGCAATTTCTGATGGCCGGGCTCACCGGCAGCAGGGTGACGCCGCAGGCCTGCCTGCGAGCGGCGCGCAAGGCGGGGCTTTCGGGCCGCATTGCCTTCCGCCCCGTGCTGGAAGATATCCCCACCCTGGTGCTGCCCTGCATTCTTCTGCTTACCAAAGACCGCTCCTGCGTGCTCACGGCTTTGCGGGGGGACACGGCGGAAGTGATCTTTCCCGAAATCAGCGACAGCGCGCAAAGCGTGCCCCTGGCCGCCCTCAAGGAGGAATATTCCGGGTATGCCCTCTTTGCCGCCGTGCAGGCCGCGCCCGACGAGCGCGCGGAAAAGCTGACCCTGTCCAAGGGCAAGCGCTGGTTCTGGGACGTGTTGCGCTACTACGCGCCCATTTACCGCCATGTGGCCCTGGCAAGCGTGGTCATCAACCTCATCGCCGTGGCCAGCCCGCTCTTTGTCATGAACGTCTACGACCGCGTGGTGCCCAACAACGCCACGGAGACGCTCTGGGTGCTGGCCGTGGGCATTCTGATCATCTACCTGTTCAACTTCCTGCTCTCCTCCCTGCGCACCCATTTTGTGGACGTGGCCGGGCGCAACGCGGACATTGTGCTCTCCAGCAGCCTGGTGGACAAAGTGCTTTCCATGCGCCTGGACGCCAAACCGGAATCCACCGGGGCCATGGTCAACAACTTGCGTGAATTCGAGCAGTTGCGCGAATTTTTCAGCTCGTCCAGCTTGCTGGCCTGCATTGACCTGCCGTTTCTGGTGATCTTTCTGCTGCTGATCGGCTTTATCGGCGGCCCGCTGGTCTTCCTGCCCATCGCGGCCATTCCTATCCTGATAGGCGTGGGCCTGCTTCTGCAACACCGCTCCCGCCGGTGCGCCGAAGCCAGCTACAAGCAGAACATGCAGAAAAACGCCCTGCTGGTGGAAATTGTGGGCGGCCTGGAAACCCTCAAGTCCTGCATGGCGGAAAGCCGCATGCAGCGGCTCTGGGAGTCGGTGGTGGGCCTTTCGGCCAAATCCACCAGCGAGGCCCGCAAATACAATAACCTGGCCATCACGGCCTCCATGCTCATCACCCAGATCGTGACCGTGGCCATGATCGTCTGGGGCGTGTACCGGATCACCGACGGCCTGATGACCATGGGCGCGCTCATCGGCTGCAACATTCTGGTGGGCCGGACCATGGCCCCGTTGCTCCAGATGGCTTCGCTGCTCACCCGCATGCAGAATTCGCACGTGACCCTCAAGGCTCTGGACATGCTCATGGAGCTGCCGTCGGAAAACCAGGCCGAGCGGACCTGCATGGATTTCGGCATGCTGCGGCCTTCCTTCACCATGGAGAACGTCTCCTTCGCCTATCCCCGTTCCGAGCGGCTGGCTCTGGACCGCGTGTCCCTGCACATCGAGCCGGGCGAACGGGTGGGCATCATCGGGCCCATGGGCTCGGGCAAGAGCACGCTGTCCAAGCTGCTGATCGGCCTGTACCAGCCCAAGGAAGGGGCCGTGAAATTCGGGGATGTGGACATCCGCCAGATTCCCAGCTCGGACCTGCGGGGCAGGGTGGGCGTGCTGCCGCAGGACGTGGTGCTTTTTTACGGCAGCGTGCGGGACAATATCGCCTTGGGCGATCCTTCCATCAACGACCACCTGATTCTGCGCGCCGCGGCCCTGGCCGGGGTGACGGACTTTTTACGCAACAATCCCGCCGGCTTCGCGGCCCAGGTGGGCGAGCAGGGCAAGGCGCTTTCCGGCGGGCAGCGGCAGTCCGTGGCCCTGGCCCGTGCCCTGGTGCGCGATCCGGAAGTGCTGATTCTGGACGAGCCCACCAGCAATATGGACACGGATTCCGAACTGATGCTCCAGAAGCGCCTGCAAACCGTCATGGACGGGCGCACCGTGGTGCTGGTCACCCATCGCTTGTCCATGCTGCGCATTGTGGAACGCCTTATCGTTATGGAAAACGGCCAGATCAAGATGGACGGTCCGCGCGACATGGTGCTCCAGCGCCTGCGCGAGCGCTCCCGGCAAAGCATGAACGCCGCCGGCAACGGTGAACGGCCCGCGCGTACGCGACCGGTGGAGAACTGA
- a CDS encoding TolC family outer membrane protein, whose product MKLLSFSLSVLALLLPAAVAAAEAAYPPPPPPGQPITVEDTVYGVLRTHRSLRGMLENRQVLEHEVDRAKAGFGPRVDVTGRAGGSILSDSTTRGQNLDEQMWGLAGVSAKLVQPIWDGFATRSRVRSAQSTLDSVKERVFDTATSLSLDGIIAHIDLLRRRTIYALSEKNVAQHKAILGQAEDRANLGADTAADVSQAQSRLSRALSSLSEAKASLLVAEETYTRLTGMQAYGKLMPVTMPPEIFKGPEPVFDLAEKNNPKLAAYMQDIRAARGERELADSAFYPTFNLEAGPDYTDRGGSSDRWIYSFDVLGTVRWNIFNSGADLAERKAASARIRQSRQVMYNYIDDLKLDIESTWTNYQAAQEQYKHYSKAIEYNKYTRTAYLEQFQIGKRSLLDVLDTESELYNSSTQAETARGNILVGAYRLCALTGNLLPQMSINTGPLGQKPPEDREDPREAFAPGWFK is encoded by the coding sequence GTGAAACTGTTATCCTTCTCCCTTTCTGTTTTGGCACTGCTGCTTCCCGCGGCAGTCGCGGCGGCGGAAGCCGCCTACCCCCCTCCGCCTCCCCCCGGTCAACCCATTACCGTCGAAGATACGGTGTACGGCGTTTTACGCACGCATCGCAGCCTGCGCGGCATGCTGGAAAACCGCCAGGTGCTGGAGCATGAGGTGGACCGGGCCAAAGCCGGTTTCGGTCCGCGCGTGGACGTCACCGGCCGGGCCGGCGGCAGCATTTTGAGCGATTCCACCACCAGAGGCCAAAATCTGGACGAACAGATGTGGGGCCTGGCCGGTGTCAGCGCGAAGCTTGTGCAGCCCATCTGGGACGGCTTCGCAACCCGTTCGCGAGTGCGCAGCGCGCAATCCACTTTGGATTCGGTCAAGGAGCGGGTGTTTGATACCGCCACCTCCCTTTCCCTGGACGGCATCATTGCCCATATTGACCTGCTGCGCCGCCGCACTATCTATGCTCTGTCCGAGAAAAACGTGGCCCAGCACAAGGCCATTCTGGGGCAGGCCGAGGACCGCGCCAATCTGGGCGCGGATACGGCGGCCGACGTGAGTCAGGCGCAGTCGCGCCTTTCCCGCGCCTTGTCGAGCCTTTCCGAAGCCAAGGCCTCCCTGCTGGTGGCCGAGGAAACCTATACCCGGCTGACCGGCATGCAGGCCTACGGCAAGCTTATGCCGGTGACCATGCCGCCCGAGATCTTCAAGGGCCCTGAACCGGTTTTTGATCTGGCCGAGAAGAACAACCCCAAGCTGGCGGCCTACATGCAGGACATCCGGGCCGCCCGGGGCGAACGGGAACTGGCGGATTCCGCCTTTTATCCCACTTTCAACCTGGAGGCCGGGCCGGACTATACAGACCGGGGCGGCTCCAGTGACCGCTGGATTTACAGCTTCGACGTGCTGGGCACCGTGCGTTGGAACATTTTCAACAGCGGGGCCGACCTGGCCGAACGGAAGGCCGCTTCGGCGCGCATCCGCCAGTCGCGGCAGGTGATGTACAATTACATTGACGACCTCAAACTGGATATCGAGAGCACCTGGACCAACTATCAGGCCGCCCAGGAGCAGTACAAGCACTACTCCAAGGCCATCGAATACAATAAATATACCCGTACCGCCTATCTGGAGCAGTTCCAGATCGGCAAGCGCAGCCTGCTGGACGTGCTGGACACGGAAAGCGAGCTGTACAATTCATCCACTCAGGCGGAAACTGCGCGCGGCAATATCCTGGTGGGCGCATACAGACTGTGCGCGCTCACCGGCAATCTGCTGCCGCAGATGTCCATAAACACCGGGCCGCTGGGGCAAAAACCTCCGGAGGACCGCGAGGATCCGCGCGAGGCATTCGCGCCCGGTTGGTTTAAGTAA
- a CDS encoding HD-GYP domain-containing protein, producing MPSREAVRPPALGGEQSTTVVIVLKKSFPAQDFRLPPVPGYDKIPPRLPLEKVYFAASRVFNALRAFCGDMLREFNTARQPPLERARALLDETAAVLSLNYNALLGVMMGDLDGEYRPAHCARTSILALLAGLQLGLSPERARNLGLSAMFCDVGMALLPDIPGCPHPLTLPAEGGVDALRQHPVLGLGCMAHNVRCREILRGIAEHHERVDGTGYPVGLRGERISLAGKILAVADSYDALICVHPHSAPLPPHLALARLRDLGGAAFDRDVLEHVIRCLGAYPVGSVVETADGRRAVVVGNSPDTPLQPVVRPLRSFSENAAGPGAFCAQKAGRITTVFSLSGQWGGPGEFNA from the coding sequence GTGCCGAGCCGGGAGGCCGTCAGGCCGCCCGCGCTTGGCGGTGAACAATCAACAACTGTTGTCATTGTGCTGAAAAAGAGCTTTCCCGCGCAGGATTTCCGCCTGCCTCCCGTACCGGGCTATGACAAGATTCCCCCCAGGCTTCCGCTGGAGAAGGTCTATTTTGCGGCCTCACGGGTTTTCAACGCCCTGCGCGCCTTTTGCGGCGACATGCTGCGGGAATTCAACACGGCGCGGCAGCCGCCTCTGGAGCGGGCCCGCGCCCTGCTTGACGAGACTGCCGCTGTTTTGAGCCTGAATTACAATGCCCTGCTCGGGGTCATGATGGGCGACCTTGACGGGGAATACAGGCCCGCCCACTGCGCGCGCACCTCCATTCTTGCTCTTCTGGCCGGGCTCCAGCTCGGTCTGTCGCCGGAACGGGCGCGGAATCTCGGCCTGTCCGCCATGTTCTGCGATGTGGGCATGGCCCTGCTCCCGGATATTCCCGGCTGCCCGCATCCTTTGACCCTCCCGGCGGAAGGCGGCGTCGACGCCTTGCGGCAGCACCCGGTGCTGGGTCTCGGCTGCATGGCCCACAACGTCCGGTGCCGGGAAATATTGCGGGGCATTGCGGAGCACCATGAACGTGTTGACGGCACGGGCTATCCCGTGGGCCTGCGCGGGGAGCGGATCAGCCTGGCGGGGAAAATCCTCGCCGTGGCGGACAGCTACGACGCCCTGATCTGTGTTCATCCGCACAGTGCGCCCTTGCCGCCGCATCTGGCTCTGGCGCGTCTGCGCGACCTGGGCGGCGCCGCTTTTGACCGGGACGTGCTGGAGCATGTTATCCGCTGCCTGGGCGCGTACCCTGTGGGCAGCGTGGTGGAAACGGCCGACGGCCGACGCGCCGTGGTGGTCGGAAACAGCCCGGATACCCCCCTGCAGCCCGTGGTCAGGCCGTTGCGTTCTTTCTCTGAGAACGCCGCCGGGCCGGGTGCCTTTTGCGCCCAAAAGGCTGGGCGTATTACAACTGTTTTTTCCTTGAGCGGCCAATGGGGCGGACCTGGGGAATTTAATGCTTGA